In Corynebacterium matruchotii, a single genomic region encodes these proteins:
- the ftsH gene encoding ATP-dependent zinc metalloprotease FtsH gives MKNKKIIQIGAITAIALISLYLISLLSSTTRGFVNVETSVAMTQLKKNNVTEANIDDREQRLRLKLKQGIEHDGKQNVTEIMTQYPARTSPDIFKKVEASKTDKFTTNVTQDSILVQMLSYILPMLIVFGLILWFFSRMQGGGMGMFGFGGNRAKELTKDMPTNTFADVAGADEAVDELQEIKDFLQDPSRYEALGAKIPRGVLLYGPPGTGKTLLARAVAGEAGVPFYSISGSDFVEMFVGVGASRVRDLFKQARENSPCIIFVDEIDAVGRQRGSGMGGGHDEREQTLNQLLVEMDGFGDREGVILMAATNRPDILDQALLRPGRFDRQIPVTNPDLKGREAILKVHAEGKPFAKDVDLAALARRTAGMSGADLANVLNEAALLTARIGGNVITADALEEATDRVIGGPRRSSKVISEKEKKVTAYHEGGHTLAAWALKNIERVYKVTILARGRTGGHAMTAQEDDKGMYNRDELYARLVFAMGGRAAEELVFGEPTTGASADIEMATKIAKSMLVEYGMSPSLGMVKYGDEQGDPFMGRGGQGQLEYSQDTAALIDREMKFLLDKAHSDAYEILSEYRDYLDKLAEKLLEKETLRRPDLEALFDGITPREVGEVFPGEDYRFPRQVGREPVKTPTELAIERGEEPPKPFSLLEASKAARAKRAAELEAMKRKEEAGLAGAGAGAGAGVGAGVNAPNGFGANFNSGGPGGPGGPNGGSPQGGPNGLNGPGSGPQGRGAGPQPQQPQQSQQQQQPQPQVPQNHNGQQGGSHSAGAEVGSGAGNNQKQKTSLSRSVLGASARRLIERPNSDRSDRGTRGDRGGRSDGLGGSLGGAHDKSQQQSVSQNAAGMPQGPASQSPQGEKPGERRYAGSPPPAGWTVPGDRANNPYANSAQRHSAPVPPEEEIGFRLPENERTEHPWRDEEPKTDSSSQSQSQSQSQHFRSWDKQMRDNQATDIFDRFPNDDDKSEGKHR, from the coding sequence GTGAAGAATAAAAAAATTATTCAAATTGGTGCTATCACGGCGATAGCGCTAATTTCCCTCTATCTGATTTCCCTATTGAGCTCCACCACCCGTGGTTTCGTCAATGTGGAGACCTCAGTGGCCATGACGCAATTAAAGAAGAATAACGTCACCGAGGCCAACATTGATGATCGGGAACAACGCCTCCGCCTCAAACTCAAACAGGGTATTGAGCATGATGGTAAACAGAACGTTACCGAAATCATGACGCAATATCCGGCGCGGACCTCCCCAGACATTTTTAAAAAGGTAGAGGCCTCCAAAACCGATAAATTTACCACCAATGTCACCCAAGACAGCATCCTCGTGCAGATGTTGAGTTATATCCTGCCCATGCTCATTGTCTTTGGGCTGATTTTATGGTTCTTTAGTCGCATGCAAGGCGGGGGCATGGGCATGTTTGGGTTCGGCGGCAACCGCGCCAAAGAACTCACCAAAGACATGCCCACCAATACCTTCGCCGATGTTGCTGGTGCCGACGAAGCTGTCGACGAGCTCCAGGAGATCAAGGACTTCCTCCAGGACCCCTCCCGCTATGAGGCCCTGGGGGCGAAAATCCCCCGCGGCGTGTTGCTCTATGGCCCGCCGGGTACCGGTAAAACCCTCTTGGCCCGCGCCGTTGCCGGGGAGGCCGGCGTGCCGTTCTACTCCATTTCTGGTTCCGACTTTGTGGAAATGTTTGTTGGCGTGGGCGCATCCCGGGTCCGGGACCTCTTCAAGCAGGCTAGGGAAAACAGCCCCTGCATTATCTTTGTCGACGAGATTGATGCCGTGGGTCGCCAACGCGGCTCCGGCATGGGTGGTGGCCACGATGAGCGGGAACAAACCCTCAACCAGCTGCTTGTTGAGATGGATGGCTTCGGCGATCGTGAAGGCGTGATCCTCATGGCCGCCACCAACCGGCCCGACATTCTGGACCAGGCGCTGCTGCGGCCTGGCCGGTTCGACCGGCAGATTCCGGTCACCAACCCCGACCTCAAGGGTCGTGAGGCCATCCTCAAGGTGCACGCCGAGGGCAAGCCGTTTGCCAAGGATGTGGATCTGGCCGCGCTCGCCCGCCGCACTGCCGGCATGTCCGGCGCCGACCTGGCCAATGTGCTCAACGAGGCTGCCCTCCTGACGGCACGCATTGGGGGCAATGTTATTACTGCCGACGCCCTAGAGGAGGCCACCGACCGGGTGATCGGCGGCCCCCGCCGCTCTTCGAAGGTCATTTCGGAGAAAGAAAAGAAAGTCACCGCATACCACGAGGGTGGCCACACCCTGGCCGCTTGGGCCCTCAAAAATATCGAACGTGTGTACAAGGTCACCATTTTGGCTCGCGGCCGCACCGGTGGGCATGCCATGACCGCCCAGGAAGATGACAAGGGCATGTATAACCGGGATGAGCTCTATGCCCGGTTAGTGTTTGCCATGGGCGGCAGGGCCGCCGAGGAGCTGGTGTTTGGTGAGCCCACCACCGGGGCCAGCGCCGACATTGAGATGGCCACGAAGATCGCCAAGTCCATGCTGGTGGAGTATGGCATGTCCCCCTCGCTGGGTATGGTGAAATACGGTGACGAACAGGGTGATCCATTCATGGGCCGCGGCGGTCAGGGGCAGCTGGAATACTCCCAAGACACGGCGGCCCTCATCGACCGGGAAATGAAGTTCCTGCTGGACAAGGCGCATTCCGATGCCTACGAGATTTTGTCCGAGTACCGGGATTATTTGGATAAGCTGGCGGAAAAGCTCCTGGAGAAAGAAACGCTGCGCCGGCCGGATCTCGAAGCGCTCTTTGATGGAATCACCCCGCGGGAAGTCGGCGAGGTATTCCCGGGTGAAGACTATCGGTTCCCCCGCCAGGTTGGTCGGGAGCCGGTGAAGACCCCCACCGAGCTGGCTATCGAACGGGGCGAGGAGCCACCGAAGCCGTTTAGCCTGCTGGAGGCTTCCAAGGCGGCCCGCGCTAAGCGGGCAGCCGAGTTGGAGGCGATGAAGCGGAAAGAAGAAGCTGGACTGGCCGGCGCCGGGGCAGGAGCTGGCGCCGGGGTCGGTGCGGGTGTAAACGCGCCCAATGGATTTGGCGCAAACTTTAATTCTGGCGGCCCCGGTGGTCCTGGCGGCCCGAATGGTGGCAGCCCCCAGGGTGGGCCCAATGGGCTCAACGGCCCTGGTAGTGGCCCCCAAGGGCGTGGTGCCGGGCCACAGCCACAACAACCACAACAGTCGCAGCAACAACAGCAGCCACAGCCGCAGGTGCCGCAGAACCATAATGGCCAGCAGGGCGGCTCGCATAGCGCCGGGGCTGAGGTCGGGTCTGGTGCCGGCAATAATCAGAAGCAGAAAACATCACTGTCCCGTTCCGTGCTGGGTGCGAGCGCCAGGCGGCTGATTGAACGGCCCAATAGCGACCGGAGTGATCGAGGTACCCGAGGCGATCGGGGCGGCCGGAGCGATGGCTTGGGTGGATCCCTAGGCGGGGCACACGATAAAAGCCAACAGCAATCCGTTTCCCAGAATGCGGCTGGCATGCCGCAGGGGCCGGCGTCGCAAAGCCCGCAGGGAGAGAAGCCTGGTGAGCGGCGTTACGCAGGAAGCCCGCCGCCCGCTGGTTGGACGGTACCGGGGGATCGCGCCAATAACCCCTACGCGAATTCGGCGCAGCGTCACAGCGCGCCGGTGCCCCCGGAGGAGGAGATTGGTTTCCGCCTCCCGGAGAATGAGCGCACCGAACACCCGTGGCGCGATGAGGAGCCGAAAACCGATTCTTCGTCGCAGTCCCAGTCTCAATCTCAGTCGCAGCATTTCCGCAGCTGGGACAAGCAGATGCGGGATAACCAGGCGACTGACATTTTTGACCGGTTCCCCAATGATGACGACAAGAGCGAAGGAAAGCACCGTTAA
- the folE gene encoding GTP cyclohydrolase I FolE, which produces MAQEFERAEPGWEQSSVSQGVDHERAERAVRELLLAIGEDPDREGLRETPARVARAYAEIFAGLHTDPTAVLDRTFSEDHRELVVVKDIPIYSTCEHHLVPFFGRAHIGYIPGESGKVIGLSKLARVVDLFAKRPQVQERLTRQVADALVTKLEPHGVIVVIECEHLCMAMRGIRKPGAATVTSAVRGGFAHSAKSRAEALSLIRE; this is translated from the coding sequence ATGGCACAAGAGTTCGAACGGGCTGAGCCTGGTTGGGAGCAGTCGTCGGTGTCACAAGGGGTGGATCATGAGCGGGCGGAGCGTGCCGTCCGGGAGCTCCTCTTGGCCATCGGCGAGGATCCCGACCGCGAGGGGCTGCGGGAAACCCCTGCTCGGGTGGCGCGTGCCTATGCCGAGATTTTCGCCGGTCTGCACACGGACCCCACCGCCGTGCTGGATCGCACTTTTAGCGAGGATCACCGGGAACTCGTGGTAGTGAAGGATATACCTATCTATTCCACCTGCGAGCATCATCTGGTGCCGTTTTTTGGCCGGGCGCACATCGGCTACATTCCGGGGGAGTCCGGCAAGGTGATCGGTCTGTCCAAGCTCGCACGGGTGGTCGATCTGTTTGCCAAGCGTCCACAGGTGCAGGAGCGCCTCACCCGTCAAGTAGCAGATGCGTTAGTGACTAAGCTGGAGCCGCATGGGGTGATTGTGGTGATTGAATGCGAACATTTGTGCATGGCCATGCGGGGGATTCGTAAGCCGGGAGCGGCTACGGTAACGTCCGCGGTACGTGGCGGTTTTGCGCATTCCGCGAAGTCGCGGGCCGAAGCATTAAGTTTGATCCGGGAGTAG
- the folP gene encoding dihydropteroate synthase — MGILNVTEDSFSDGGRYIDFDKAIEHAFALRDAGADLIDVGGESTRPGAVRVPEAVEHARVIPVITELSRAGIVTSVDTMRASVASAAVAAGVSLINDVSGGQADPDMLRVMAEAQVPVCLMHWQTDRFGDASGAHHGEHIITDVRTHLLSLVDAATRAGIDQSRICLDPGLGFAKTADNNWSLLHHLDQIQALGFPLLIGASRKRFLTELGGDRDAATAAVTAIVAHQGVWAVRVHDVAGSAMAVRVAERIRSGGRSN, encoded by the coding sequence ATGGGAATTCTCAATGTGACCGAGGATTCCTTCTCTGACGGTGGGCGCTATATTGACTTCGACAAAGCTATCGAACACGCATTCGCATTGCGTGATGCGGGTGCGGACCTCATTGACGTGGGCGGCGAATCTACCAGGCCGGGGGCGGTGCGCGTGCCCGAAGCGGTCGAACATGCGCGCGTCATCCCGGTCATCACAGAGCTGAGTCGGGCGGGCATTGTCACGTCCGTGGACACCATGCGGGCGAGTGTCGCGTCCGCTGCCGTTGCGGCCGGGGTCTCCCTCATTAATGACGTTTCCGGTGGTCAGGCCGACCCCGACATGCTGCGGGTCATGGCCGAAGCGCAGGTTCCCGTCTGCCTCATGCACTGGCAAACCGACCGTTTCGGCGATGCGTCCGGGGCGCATCATGGGGAGCACATCATTACCGATGTTCGAACGCATTTGTTATCGCTTGTCGACGCCGCAACGCGGGCGGGAATCGACCAGTCCCGAATCTGCCTCGACCCCGGCCTCGGCTTCGCCAAGACCGCCGACAATAACTGGAGCCTATTGCATCACCTGGACCAGATCCAGGCCCTGGGCTTTCCGCTGCTCATCGGCGCCAGTCGAAAACGCTTTCTCACGGAATTGGGCGGCGACCGGGACGCCGCCACCGCCGCGGTGACCGCCATCGTCGCCCACCAGGGGGTGTGGGCGGTGCGGGTGCACGACGTGGCCGGCTCCGCCATGGCAGTGCGGGTGGCAGAAAGGATACGCTCTGGTGGCCGATCGAATTGA
- the folB gene encoding dihydroneopterin aldolase has translation MADRIELTGLKARGYHGVFPEENRDGQEFLVDLICWLDATRAVETDDVADTINYADLAEIAHQVITGPPYNLIEKVAGTIANIIMARYEQLYAVEVTVHKPQAPIPRDFTDVAVVARRSRRRI, from the coding sequence GTGGCCGATCGAATTGAACTGACCGGGCTGAAAGCCCGCGGCTATCACGGGGTATTCCCGGAAGAAAACCGCGACGGCCAGGAGTTCCTGGTCGACCTCATCTGCTGGCTCGACGCCACCCGCGCCGTGGAGACCGACGACGTGGCGGACACCATCAACTACGCGGACTTGGCTGAGATCGCCCACCAGGTCATAACCGGGCCGCCCTATAATCTTATTGAAAAAGTAGCTGGTACCATTGCCAATATCATCATGGCGCGCTATGAGCAGCTGTATGCGGTGGAGGTAACCGTGCATAAACCCCAAGCCCCGATCCCGCGGGATTTTACGGATGTGGCAGTGGTGGCCCGCAGGTCCCGGAGGCGCATATGA
- the folK gene encoding 2-amino-4-hydroxy-6-hydroxymethyldihydropteridine diphosphokinase has protein sequence MRAVLSIGSNMDDRYALLETVFEEFRDETIAQSPIYSTPPWGVPDQDEFLNAILIVNVAQTPRELLRRGQHLEAAAERRRTRKWGPRTLDVDIIQVIDANGVELVSEDPELILPHPWARHRAFVLVPWLAADPEARLLGVPVREIVEKLDIADVEAVVEA, from the coding sequence ATTCGGGCCGTGTTATCCATTGGGTCGAACATGGACGACCGCTACGCACTGCTAGAAACTGTATTCGAGGAGTTCCGGGATGAAACCATTGCTCAGTCCCCAATCTACTCCACCCCACCTTGGGGGGTGCCGGACCAAGACGAATTCCTCAATGCGATCCTTATCGTCAATGTGGCCCAAACTCCCAGGGAGCTATTGCGTCGTGGGCAACACCTAGAGGCGGCGGCGGAACGCCGGCGCACCCGCAAGTGGGGGCCCCGCACATTAGACGTGGACATTATTCAAGTGATCGACGCCAATGGTGTCGAACTGGTGTCCGAGGACCCGGAGTTGATTTTGCCGCATCCCTGGGCGCGGCACCGGGCGTTTGTATTGGTGCCCTGGTTGGCGGCCGACCCGGAGGCCCGGTTGCTGGGGGTTCCGGTGCGGGAGATCGTCGAAAAGCTCGATATTGCGGACGTAGAGGCGGTGGTTGAAGCGTGA
- a CDS encoding DUF3180 domain-containing protein — translation MKTTSITALVGVGGFCAAATLIAIQNLYNVMSTVPISVGLTLLIMAVLCCMLAWRVKGQIKDNRIGFDRSQLEPTRVATFLIIGKTSAWTGAIFSGIYVGMGVYVIPRMGDLVAAANDAPGVITAAIGGVVLCAAGLWLERACAAPPPTDGDSVR, via the coding sequence GTGAAAACCACCTCAATAACCGCTCTCGTGGGGGTGGGCGGATTTTGCGCCGCCGCCACATTGATTGCAATACAAAACCTCTATAATGTTATGTCCACCGTTCCCATCTCTGTGGGGCTCACGCTCCTCATTATGGCCGTCTTGTGCTGCATGTTAGCCTGGCGGGTCAAAGGGCAAATCAAAGACAATCGAATCGGTTTTGATCGTAGCCAACTAGAACCCACTCGGGTGGCAACCTTTCTTATCATTGGGAAAACATCGGCATGGACGGGGGCAATTTTTTCCGGAATCTATGTGGGCATGGGAGTGTATGTCATTCCCCGAATGGGCGACCTTGTTGCCGCAGCTAACGACGCTCCCGGTGTGATTACCGCCGCCATTGGGGGCGTGGTGTTATGCGCCGCCGGACTGTGGTTAGAACGTGCTTGCGCCGCCCCGCCTCCAACAGATGGTGATAGTGTCAGGTAG
- a CDS encoding DUF6779 domain-containing protein, translating to MSVLSEDHGFAQQDDAPATRDTGQLLLVGLVVLALAASVIMMLTGNINLLKVALLAALWAAVFGIFLTYFYRNKLSEQKLEHENQIEQARLAFHAEQAARELELEQRITEKTNDATQETLDKIKDQLDNLRSQLEMLSGVSFEEPTMIRAEAHRIKEIKEISASDGMDYGSVDFDTTTSDHEMAEDYRESDDVSVDSDQFNNARFGTYPTFTGSGSNATDMTDVFSHVPDPEPEFDPDAEWDESKHFSEFPVETATNNSNMEDSAVDGEPIPTDYDLPSYGSWEGSRYASENSEDAEVEEPTGSFPANADANANASAGSSGSDSGRSGGAHSSPDNSGASTSGYGADFSAARLQNIYGRSAASSQATQGSRAAQGAQGSQSSGGHTSHRGSDSFAFGNSSNAANANAGEADSRDTTNARSNDANTPNRATYPNFAMPSGSQENTDYSASNQDNRGSHRSGGHSTDSNQTGFSYSNYGSSGYSSPDYSAPAADSNNDSAATVYEAPSSSGSSYASPNWSSTSPAVGDSATTDSTDSAGRQQDTGSWRQRVAAGSTPSEGGGRRRKQSEPEPEPQNHRGSHRRPEQEAEDTRHGRRRRDEGGGLSVADLLRRNDG from the coding sequence ATGAGTGTGCTATCAGAAGACCATGGCTTCGCACAACAGGACGATGCCCCCGCGACCCGCGACACCGGCCAGCTCCTTTTAGTTGGCCTGGTTGTTTTAGCGCTGGCTGCCAGTGTCATCATGATGCTCACTGGCAATATCAACCTGCTGAAAGTCGCGTTGCTTGCCGCATTGTGGGCCGCTGTTTTCGGCATCTTCCTTACGTATTTCTATCGCAATAAACTCAGTGAACAAAAACTAGAACACGAAAACCAGATCGAACAGGCTCGCCTGGCATTCCACGCGGAACAGGCGGCGCGAGAATTAGAATTAGAACAACGAATTACCGAAAAAACTAACGACGCTACGCAGGAGACCCTCGACAAGATCAAGGATCAATTAGACAACCTGCGGAGCCAATTAGAAATGCTCTCCGGAGTGAGCTTCGAAGAACCCACCATGATTAGGGCCGAGGCGCACCGAATCAAAGAGATTAAAGAAATCAGTGCTAGCGACGGCATGGACTATGGATCCGTGGATTTTGATACCACCACATCCGACCACGAGATGGCCGAGGACTACCGTGAGTCCGATGATGTTTCGGTCGATTCCGACCAGTTCAATAATGCCAGGTTTGGGACTTATCCCACCTTTACCGGCTCCGGCAGCAATGCCACCGACATGACCGACGTGTTTAGCCATGTCCCGGATCCCGAACCGGAATTCGACCCCGATGCCGAGTGGGATGAGTCCAAACACTTTAGCGAATTTCCGGTCGAAACTGCCACGAATAATTCCAATATGGAGGACTCCGCCGTCGACGGTGAGCCCATCCCTACCGACTACGATCTTCCCAGCTATGGCTCCTGGGAGGGCAGCCGCTATGCTTCGGAAAACTCCGAAGACGCCGAGGTGGAGGAGCCCACCGGGTCATTCCCAGCCAACGCCGACGCCAACGCTAATGCCAGCGCCGGTTCCAGCGGCAGCGACAGCGGCCGTAGCGGTGGCGCCCATTCCAGCCCCGACAATTCCGGTGCGTCTACCAGCGGGTATGGTGCCGATTTCAGTGCCGCTCGCCTGCAAAACATTTACGGTCGAAGCGCTGCTTCCTCCCAGGCGACCCAGGGATCCCGGGCCGCACAGGGCGCCCAGGGGTCGCAGTCTTCGGGTGGTCACACAAGCCACAGGGGCAGCGATTCCTTTGCATTCGGGAATTCCAGCAATGCAGCAAACGCCAACGCCGGTGAAGCCGACAGCCGCGACACCACCAACGCCCGCAGCAATGACGCTAATACCCCCAATCGGGCGACCTACCCGAATTTCGCCATGCCTAGTGGCTCACAGGAAAACACCGACTACTCGGCCTCGAATCAAGACAATCGGGGCAGCCACCGCAGCGGCGGGCATTCCACGGATTCCAACCAGACCGGCTTCAGCTACTCCAACTATGGGTCCAGCGGATATTCCTCCCCCGACTATTCCGCCCCGGCCGCCGATTCGAACAATGATTCGGCCGCCACGGTGTATGAAGCTCCCAGTTCCTCAGGGTCGTCGTACGCCTCCCCGAACTGGTCGTCGACAAGCCCGGCGGTGGGGGATTCCGCGACCACCGACTCCACCGATTCCGCTGGTCGTCAGCAGGACACCGGCAGTTGGCGGCAGCGGGTGGCTGCCGGGTCGACCCCGAGCGAGGGCGGCGGGCGGCGTCGTAAGCAAAGCGAACCCGAGCCGGAGCCACAGAACCACCGGGGCTCGCACCGGCGACCCGAACAAGAAGCCGAAGATACGCGGCACGGGCGGCGGCGTCGGGACGAAGGCGGCGGGCTGAGCGTCGCGGATCTGCTGCGGCGAAATGACGGCTAA
- a CDS encoding pantoate--beta-alanine ligase has translation MKKQGTPVVLVPLTTSIHAGHRALVRAAQRIPGALVIVAIHPDVDCTPLIDARVDAIFTYTDAELWPSGPRTLVNSPLSQAAGGAGAGVPVTRIMALLGIIGPTDLVLGEKNIRQLVQVQQAITDLHYPVVVHEVPTVRTSEGLPVSNRYADIPPADHDKAVAVSASLIAGTYAAQDGAAAILVAAHEVLAVAGVEPDELALYSLMLGPAPESAPEAGDARLVVSATVGGVCITDSVRVVLGAKPH, from the coding sequence ATGAAGAAACAGGGCACGCCCGTGGTGCTCGTCCCATTAACAACCAGCATCCACGCCGGCCATCGCGCCTTGGTCCGTGCCGCTCAACGCATCCCTGGCGCGCTAGTCATTGTTGCTATCCATCCCGATGTTGATTGCACTCCGCTTATCGACGCCCGGGTGGACGCGATCTTCACCTACACGGATGCCGAACTGTGGCCCAGCGGCCCCCGAACGCTGGTGAACAGTCCGCTGAGTCAAGCTGCCGGTGGCGCGGGTGCTGGCGTGCCGGTTACCCGAATAATGGCGTTATTGGGAATTATTGGCCCAACGGATTTGGTGCTGGGGGAGAAGAATATTCGCCAGTTGGTTCAGGTGCAGCAGGCGATCACTGACTTGCATTACCCGGTTGTGGTGCATGAAGTGCCGACGGTGCGCACGTCGGAGGGGCTGCCGGTGTCGAATCGTTATGCAGATATTCCGCCCGCGGATCACGATAAGGCGGTAGCGGTGTCGGCCAGCCTGATTGCGGGGACGTATGCGGCGCAAGATGGTGCGGCCGCGATCCTGGTTGCGGCTCACGAGGTGTTGGCGGTGGCTGGGGTGGAGCCGGACGAGCTGGCGCTCTATTCACTCATGCTGGGCCCGGCCCCGGAGTCAGCCCCAGAAGCAGGGGACGCCCGCCTGGTGGTGAGCGCTACGGTGGGTGGGGTGTGCATTACCGACAGCGTGCGAGTGGTCTTGGGGGCCAAGCCGCACTGA
- a CDS encoding carbohydrate kinase family protein: MHLAHFTNTPQQQPQLIKLISMITVCGEGLVDLVPIHSSTNTNPRLLPLTPALGGGPFNVAITAARQGEPTQFLSRVSTDNFGDALVDRLTSENVDTSLVQRGQEPTTLAVTSLNPDGSASYSFYIDGTADRLVDPPADLTTDIACFGTVSLALEPGASRYAALLKNLHRDGTFIALDPNIRPFYATKAHSDFLYSLLPSVDLLKLSDEEEEFLDQPEAPIKVITCGPDGLIVHFNGQTIEVTAPTIEVADTIGAGDTVIGCLLAEIHRRTGGKNVRNKTMEFTGEDWAEIASYAARAAAVTCTRVGANPPTRAEMEQLPE; encoded by the coding sequence GTGCACCTAGCACATTTCACCAACACCCCACAGCAACAGCCGCAGCTCATTAAACTAATAAGCATGATTACTGTCTGCGGCGAAGGCCTTGTTGATCTCGTACCCATCCATTCCTCAACCAACACCAATCCCCGATTACTTCCCCTGACGCCAGCCCTCGGTGGCGGCCCGTTTAACGTCGCCATCACCGCGGCCCGCCAAGGAGAACCCACCCAATTTCTTTCCCGCGTCTCCACCGACAACTTCGGGGACGCCCTCGTCGACCGCCTCACCAGCGAAAACGTGGACACCTCCCTGGTGCAGCGCGGTCAAGAGCCTACCACCTTAGCCGTCACCTCCCTCAACCCTGATGGCAGCGCCTCCTACTCCTTCTATATCGACGGCACCGCCGACCGGCTTGTCGACCCGCCCGCCGACCTCACCACCGACATCGCCTGCTTCGGCACCGTCTCCCTCGCCCTCGAACCCGGCGCATCCCGCTACGCCGCCCTCCTGAAAAACCTGCACCGCGACGGCACATTCATTGCCCTCGACCCCAACATTCGGCCCTTCTACGCCACCAAGGCCCACAGCGATTTCCTGTACTCCCTCCTCCCCTCCGTCGACCTGCTCAAGCTTTCCGACGAAGAAGAGGAGTTCCTCGACCAGCCCGAAGCCCCCATCAAGGTAATCACCTGCGGGCCGGATGGGTTGATTGTGCACTTCAATGGGCAAACCATCGAAGTAACCGCCCCCACCATCGAAGTGGCTGACACCATCGGGGCCGGCGACACGGTCATAGGATGTTTACTGGCCGAAATCCACCGCCGCACCGGGGGAAAGAACGTTCGGAACAAGACCATGGAGTTTACGGGTGAAGACTGGGCGGAAATCGCCAGCTATGCCGCCCGGGCCGCCGCCGTGACCTGCACCCGGGTTGGCGCCAACCCGCCCACCCGGGCCGAAATGGAACAACTGCCCGAGTGA
- the lysS gene encoding lysine--tRNA ligase codes for MPEQQRIRREKREKLLQSGGEAYPVIVDRTISITDLRDKYVVLAEGENEPESTPAHAVPVTYLRAGDETTDEVAIAGRVLFIRNTGKLCFATIQEGSGTQIQAMLSLAEVGPDLLAAWKSDVDLGDIVSVRGRVIVSKRGELSVLASSWHMAAKALRPLPVAFADMSEDMRVRHRYTDLIMREKARENALTRIKVMRALRNYLESQGFLEVETPMLQTLHGGAAARPFVTHSNALDIDLYLRIAPELYLKRCVVGGIERVFEVNRNFRNEGVDSSHSPEFAMLETYQAWGTYDDCAELIKNLIQDVAMEVFGSTTVTLADGSEYDLGGAEWPTIEMYPSLNEALQRKFPGQPEVTVNSTVAELREIADAVGLDVPAKGGWGHGKLVEELWELLCEDQLEGPIFVRNFPVETSPLTRQHRSEPGVTEKWDLYVRGFELATGYSELVDPVIQRERFEDQARLAAGGDEEAMVLDEDFLAAMEQGMPPTAGAGMGIDRLLMALTGLGIRETVLFPLVKPERDN; via the coding sequence ATGCCGGAGCAGCAACGGATCCGTCGGGAGAAACGGGAGAAGTTGCTTCAATCCGGTGGTGAGGCGTACCCGGTGATTGTGGATCGCACAATCTCTATCACTGATTTGCGGGATAAGTATGTGGTGTTGGCTGAGGGGGAGAACGAGCCGGAGTCGACTCCTGCCCATGCCGTACCGGTGACGTATTTGCGGGCTGGGGATGAGACCACGGATGAGGTGGCGATTGCCGGCCGGGTGTTGTTTATTCGTAACACCGGCAAGTTGTGCTTCGCCACTATCCAGGAGGGGAGTGGCACGCAGATTCAGGCAATGCTGTCGTTGGCCGAGGTGGGCCCGGATTTGTTGGCGGCGTGGAAGTCGGATGTGGATTTGGGCGACATCGTGTCGGTGCGGGGCCGGGTGATTGTGTCGAAGCGGGGCGAGCTGTCGGTGCTGGCCTCGTCATGGCATATGGCGGCGAAGGCTCTGCGGCCGCTGCCGGTGGCGTTCGCCGATATGAGCGAGGACATGCGGGTGCGGCATCGTTACACGGACCTGATTATGCGGGAGAAGGCGCGGGAGAATGCTCTGACCCGGATTAAGGTGATGCGGGCGCTGCGGAATTATTTGGAGTCCCAGGGGTTCCTGGAGGTGGAAACCCCCATGTTGCAGACTTTGCATGGTGGTGCGGCGGCCCGGCCGTTTGTGACGCATTCGAATGCGCTCGATATTGATCTGTATCTGCGGATCGCCCCGGAGCTGTATTTAAAGCGCTGTGTTGTCGGTGGTATCGAACGGGTTTTCGAGGTGAATCGGAATTTCCGTAACGAGGGTGTGGATTCCTCCCACTCCCCGGAGTTCGCCATGTTGGAGACCTACCAGGCGTGGGGCACCTACGATGATTGTGCTGAGCTCATTAAGAACCTGATCCAGGATGTTGCCATGGAGGTTTTTGGTTCCACAACGGTGACGTTGGCCGATGGCTCCGAATACGATTTGGGTGGTGCGGAGTGGCCCACGATCGAAATGTACCCGTCGCTCAATGAGGCGTTGCAGCGGAAGTTCCCAGGTCAGCCCGAGGTGACGGTGAATTCGACCGTGGCTGAGTTGCGCGAGATTGCGGACGCCGTCGGCTTGGACGTGCCGGCCAAGGGCGGTTGGGGCCACGGCAAGCTGGTGGAAGAGCTGTGGGAGTTGTTGTGCGAGGATCAGCTGGAAGGGCCGATTTTTGTGCGGAATTTCCCGGTGGAGACCTCCCCCTTGACCCGCCAGCACCGGAGCGAGCCGGGGGTGACAGAGAAGTGGGATTTGTATGTTCGCGGGTTCGAACTGGCTACCGGTTATTCCGAACTTGTTGACCCGGTGATTCAGCGCGAGCGTTTCGAGGACCAGGCCCGTCTGGCTGCGGGGGGCGATGAGGAGGCCATGGTGTTGGATGAGGATTTCCTGGCCGCCATGGAGCAGGGCATGCCGCCGACCGCGGGCGCGGGCATGGGCATTGATCGCCTGCTCATGGCCCTGACTGGTTTGGGTATCCGCGAAACCGTGTTGTTCCCCCTGGTGAAGCCCGAGCGCGACAACTAG